One Melanotaenia boesemani isolate fMelBoe1 chromosome 8, fMelBoe1.pri, whole genome shotgun sequence DNA segment encodes these proteins:
- the lpin2 gene encoding phosphatidate phosphatase LPIN2 isoform X2, whose translation MNYVGQLAGQVLVTVKELYKGINQATLSGCIDVVVVRQRDGTYQCSPFHVRFGKLGVLRSKEKVIDIEVNGEPVDLHMKLGDNGEAFFVQEAEQQNQIVPAHLATSPIPTESHLFWISEVEQRVPKDLEDDLVDPEDPPEPPAPSTTATKKKKRRRKKHKGDPRREELTPPMSVTTGNAAAAAATTAAMSNTAQNDEIFEMDLSSDEDAGTHVSRSPSITTIRDIDPKLPAARHNHDGYPLSDGEWRASDGHGLSQAFSPKSDSELVMRPSESLLRAESHMQWTWGEFPETTRVTKKEKPEPLKTVIITPSESTHFRVILSSEAMENEAETETEDSSPSVCTIVKPEPRTPLPTVAPDHQLPHIGTTTSVASPVSPTEPLDVLPSSVTTSTPANSQQSDSPSKKKGVPKRSQHQGPEDIYLDDLNVLEPDVAARYFPKSESEAATKHWMDSEMHSGSQSPQSVGSAAADSGTECLSDSASDLPDVTLSLCGGLTENAEISKERFMEHIITYHEFAENPAIIDNPNLVVKIGNRYYNWALAAPLILSLQAFQKNLPKATEEAWVKEKMPKKSGRWWFWRKRADSTIKQSETKLETKEEAQLADEGPSLSQEKLTLQPKVGDTSSDEEAKEVSAVSCQERLQTGDGQHHSSPHAYRKSLRLSSGQIVSLKLKEGPNDVTFSITTQYQGTCRCEGTIYLWNWDDKVIISDIDGTITKSDVFGQILPQLGKDWTHQGIAKLYHSVAENGYKFLYCSARAIGMADMTRGYLQWVNDGGIILPRGPLMLSPSSLFSAFHREVIEKKPEIFKIECLTDIKNLFQHNKQPFYAAFGNRANDVFAYKEVGVPLCRIFTVNPKGELIQEQTKGNKSSYGRLSELVEHVFPLLSKEQNEAFVMPEYSSFCYWRQPIPEINPDELL comes from the exons ATGAACTACGTGGGTCAGCTGGCAGGTCAGGTTTTGGTGACTGTCAAAGAACTGTATAAAGGCATCAATCAGGCCACGTTGTCGGGCTGTATTGATGTCGTGGTTGTCCGTCAGAGAGATGGCACCTACCAGTGCTCACCATTCCACGTTCGGTTTGGCAAGCTGGGTGTACTGCGCTCCAAGGAGAAAGTG ATCGACATAGAAGTGAATGGAGAGCCCGTAGACCTACATATGAAGCTTGGTGACAATGGAGAGGCCTTTTTTGTCCAAGAGGCTGAACAGCAAAAT CAGATTGTCCCTGCCCACCTGGCCACCTCCCCAATTCCCACCGAGAGTCATCTGTTCTGGATCTCAGAGGTAGAGCAAAGGGTACCAAAAGATCTTGAAGATGACCTTGTTGACCCAGAGGACCCTCCAGAGCCTCCTGCTCCCAGCACTACagctacaaaaaagaaaaaaagacggAGAAAGAAGCACAAAGGAGACCCTCGTAGAGAGGAGCTGACCCCACCAATGTCAGTCACTACTGgtaatgctgctgctgctgctgctacaacTGCTGCTATGTCCAACACTGCTCAGAATGATGAGATCTTTGAGATGGACCTGAGCTCTGACGAGGATGCTGGGACACATGTCTCAAG GTCACCTTCAATTACCACAATACGTGACATCGACCCCAAATTACCTGCAGCCAGACATAACCACGATGGCTACCCACTGTCTGATGGTGAATGGCGAGCAAGTGATGG TCATGGCTTGTCTCAGGCCTTTTCCCCAAAGAGTGATTCAGAACTGGTGATGAGGCCCTCAGAGAGTTTACTCAGAGCTGAGTCCCACATGCAGTGGACCTGGGGAGAGTTTCCAGAAACGACCAGG GtcacaaagaaagagaaaccaGAACCACTAAAAACAGTGATCATCACCCCGTCAGAGAGCACCCACTTCCGTGTCATCCTCAGCTCAGAGGCCATGGAAAATGAAGCTGAGACTGAAACAGAAGATAGTAGCCCCTCAGTATGTACCATAGTCAAGCCAGAGCCACGCACCCCTCTCCCCACTGTAGCACCTGATCATCAACTACCACATATTGGCACCACAACCTCTGTTGCAAGTCCCGTAAGCCCCACCGAGCCCCTTGATGTCCTGCCATCCAGTGTGACAACATCTACTCCTGCAAACAGCCAGCAGAGTGATTCACCTTCAAAGAAGAAAG GAGTCCCAAAAAGGAGTCAGCATCAGGGTCCTGAAGATATCTACCTAGATGACTTGAATGTACTTGAACCAGATGTGGCTGCAAGATATTTTCCTAAGAG TGAGTCGGAGGCAGCAACTAAGCATTGGATGGACTCGGAGATGCACTCTGGTTCACAGTCTCCTCAGTCGGTGGGTAGTGCGGCTGCAGACAGCGGGACAGAATGTCTTTCTGATTCAGCAAGCGACCTGCCTGATGTCACCCTTTCTCTGTGTGGAGGTCTCAcagaaaatgctgaaatatCGAAAG AAAGATTCATGGAGCATATCATCACGTATCATGAATTTGCTGAAAATCCAGCAATTATAGATAACCCCAACCTGGTAGTAAAGATAGGAAATAG GTATTACAACTGGGCATTAGCTGCACCGTTGATTCTAAGTCTCCAAGCATTTCAGAAAAATTTACCAAAg GCTACAGAGGAGGCCTGGGTGAAAGAGAAAATGCCAAAGAAGTCAGGCCGCTGGTGGTTCTGGCGAAAGAGGGCAGATAGCACAATCAAGCAg TCAGAGACTAAGCTTGAAACCAAGGAGGAGGCTCAGTTGGCAGACGAAGGACCCTCCTTGTCTCAGGAGAAGTTGACCTTACA GCCTAAAGTAGGAGACACATCCAGTGATGAAGAAGCCAAGGAAGTGAGTGCTGTGTCTTGTCAAGAGAGGCTGCAGACAGGAGATGGTCAGCACCACTCCAGCCCACACGCTTACAGGAAGTCACTGCGTCTTTCTTCTGGTCAGATA GTCAGTTTAAAACTCAAGGAGGGGCCTAATGATGTGACATTCAGCATCACCACCCAGTATCAGGGTACATGCCGCTGTGAGGGAACCATCTACCTGTGGAACTGGGATGACAAAGTCATCATCTCTGACATCGATGGCACCATTACCAA gtCAGATGTCTTTGGACAGATCCTTCCACAGTTGGGGAAAGACTGGACCCACCAGGGCATTGCAAAGCTGTACCACTCTGTTGCTGA GAACGGCTACAAGTTCTTATACTGCTCAGCTCGGGCTATCGGCATGGCAGACATGACAAGAGGTTACCTGCAGTGGGTCAACGATGGAGGCATCATCCTGCCACGGGGACCCCTCATGCTGTCTCCCAGCAGCCTCTTCTCTGCATTCCACAG GGAGGTCATAGAAAAGAAACCAGAGATCTTCAAGATTGAATGCCTTACAGACATCAAGAATCTGTTCCAGCATAACAAGCAGCCATTCTACGCCGCCTTTGGGAATAGAGCAAAT GATGTTTTTGCCTATAAGGAGGTTGGTGTTCCACTCTGCAGAATCTTCACAGTTAACCCCAAGGGAGAGCTGATCCAGGAGCAGACCAAGGGCAACAAATCCTC GTATGGCAGACTCAGTGAGCTGGTGGAGCATGTCTTCCCTTTGCTAAGTAAAGAACAGAACGAGGCCTTTGTGATGCCAGAGTACAGCTCCTTCTGTTACTGGAGACAGCCGATACCAGAGATCAACCCTGATGAATTGCTTTGA
- the lpin2 gene encoding phosphatidate phosphatase LPIN2 isoform X1, translating to MKRQRSWGDWELLGNTEDNTDNSEQDETSPLRSSWSLTDTMNYVGQLAGQVLVTVKELYKGINQATLSGCIDVVVVRQRDGTYQCSPFHVRFGKLGVLRSKEKVIDIEVNGEPVDLHMKLGDNGEAFFVQEAEQQNQIVPAHLATSPIPTESHLFWISEVEQRVPKDLEDDLVDPEDPPEPPAPSTTATKKKKRRRKKHKGDPRREELTPPMSVTTGNAAAAAATTAAMSNTAQNDEIFEMDLSSDEDAGTHVSRSPSITTIRDIDPKLPAARHNHDGYPLSDGEWRASDGHGLSQAFSPKSDSELVMRPSESLLRAESHMQWTWGEFPETTRVTKKEKPEPLKTVIITPSESTHFRVILSSEAMENEAETETEDSSPSVCTIVKPEPRTPLPTVAPDHQLPHIGTTTSVASPVSPTEPLDVLPSSVTTSTPANSQQSDSPSKKKGVPKRSQHQGPEDIYLDDLNVLEPDVAARYFPKSESEAATKHWMDSEMHSGSQSPQSVGSAAADSGTECLSDSASDLPDVTLSLCGGLTENAEISKERFMEHIITYHEFAENPAIIDNPNLVVKIGNRYYNWALAAPLILSLQAFQKNLPKATEEAWVKEKMPKKSGRWWFWRKRADSTIKQSETKLETKEEAQLADEGPSLSQEKLTLQPKVGDTSSDEEAKEVSAVSCQERLQTGDGQHHSSPHAYRKSLRLSSGQIVSLKLKEGPNDVTFSITTQYQGTCRCEGTIYLWNWDDKVIISDIDGTITKSDVFGQILPQLGKDWTHQGIAKLYHSVAENGYKFLYCSARAIGMADMTRGYLQWVNDGGIILPRGPLMLSPSSLFSAFHREVIEKKPEIFKIECLTDIKNLFQHNKQPFYAAFGNRANDVFAYKEVGVPLCRIFTVNPKGELIQEQTKGNKSSYGRLSELVEHVFPLLSKEQNEAFVMPEYSSFCYWRQPIPEINPDELL from the exons ATGAAGAGACAGAGATCCTGGGGGGATTGGGAGCTCCTTGGAAACACAGAGGACAATACAGACAACAGTGAGCAGGATGAGACCTCTCCTTTGAGGTCATCCTGGTCCCTG ACAGACACCATGAACTACGTGGGTCAGCTGGCAGGTCAGGTTTTGGTGACTGTCAAAGAACTGTATAAAGGCATCAATCAGGCCACGTTGTCGGGCTGTATTGATGTCGTGGTTGTCCGTCAGAGAGATGGCACCTACCAGTGCTCACCATTCCACGTTCGGTTTGGCAAGCTGGGTGTACTGCGCTCCAAGGAGAAAGTG ATCGACATAGAAGTGAATGGAGAGCCCGTAGACCTACATATGAAGCTTGGTGACAATGGAGAGGCCTTTTTTGTCCAAGAGGCTGAACAGCAAAAT CAGATTGTCCCTGCCCACCTGGCCACCTCCCCAATTCCCACCGAGAGTCATCTGTTCTGGATCTCAGAGGTAGAGCAAAGGGTACCAAAAGATCTTGAAGATGACCTTGTTGACCCAGAGGACCCTCCAGAGCCTCCTGCTCCCAGCACTACagctacaaaaaagaaaaaaagacggAGAAAGAAGCACAAAGGAGACCCTCGTAGAGAGGAGCTGACCCCACCAATGTCAGTCACTACTGgtaatgctgctgctgctgctgctacaacTGCTGCTATGTCCAACACTGCTCAGAATGATGAGATCTTTGAGATGGACCTGAGCTCTGACGAGGATGCTGGGACACATGTCTCAAG GTCACCTTCAATTACCACAATACGTGACATCGACCCCAAATTACCTGCAGCCAGACATAACCACGATGGCTACCCACTGTCTGATGGTGAATGGCGAGCAAGTGATGG TCATGGCTTGTCTCAGGCCTTTTCCCCAAAGAGTGATTCAGAACTGGTGATGAGGCCCTCAGAGAGTTTACTCAGAGCTGAGTCCCACATGCAGTGGACCTGGGGAGAGTTTCCAGAAACGACCAGG GtcacaaagaaagagaaaccaGAACCACTAAAAACAGTGATCATCACCCCGTCAGAGAGCACCCACTTCCGTGTCATCCTCAGCTCAGAGGCCATGGAAAATGAAGCTGAGACTGAAACAGAAGATAGTAGCCCCTCAGTATGTACCATAGTCAAGCCAGAGCCACGCACCCCTCTCCCCACTGTAGCACCTGATCATCAACTACCACATATTGGCACCACAACCTCTGTTGCAAGTCCCGTAAGCCCCACCGAGCCCCTTGATGTCCTGCCATCCAGTGTGACAACATCTACTCCTGCAAACAGCCAGCAGAGTGATTCACCTTCAAAGAAGAAAG GAGTCCCAAAAAGGAGTCAGCATCAGGGTCCTGAAGATATCTACCTAGATGACTTGAATGTACTTGAACCAGATGTGGCTGCAAGATATTTTCCTAAGAG TGAGTCGGAGGCAGCAACTAAGCATTGGATGGACTCGGAGATGCACTCTGGTTCACAGTCTCCTCAGTCGGTGGGTAGTGCGGCTGCAGACAGCGGGACAGAATGTCTTTCTGATTCAGCAAGCGACCTGCCTGATGTCACCCTTTCTCTGTGTGGAGGTCTCAcagaaaatgctgaaatatCGAAAG AAAGATTCATGGAGCATATCATCACGTATCATGAATTTGCTGAAAATCCAGCAATTATAGATAACCCCAACCTGGTAGTAAAGATAGGAAATAG GTATTACAACTGGGCATTAGCTGCACCGTTGATTCTAAGTCTCCAAGCATTTCAGAAAAATTTACCAAAg GCTACAGAGGAGGCCTGGGTGAAAGAGAAAATGCCAAAGAAGTCAGGCCGCTGGTGGTTCTGGCGAAAGAGGGCAGATAGCACAATCAAGCAg TCAGAGACTAAGCTTGAAACCAAGGAGGAGGCTCAGTTGGCAGACGAAGGACCCTCCTTGTCTCAGGAGAAGTTGACCTTACA GCCTAAAGTAGGAGACACATCCAGTGATGAAGAAGCCAAGGAAGTGAGTGCTGTGTCTTGTCAAGAGAGGCTGCAGACAGGAGATGGTCAGCACCACTCCAGCCCACACGCTTACAGGAAGTCACTGCGTCTTTCTTCTGGTCAGATA GTCAGTTTAAAACTCAAGGAGGGGCCTAATGATGTGACATTCAGCATCACCACCCAGTATCAGGGTACATGCCGCTGTGAGGGAACCATCTACCTGTGGAACTGGGATGACAAAGTCATCATCTCTGACATCGATGGCACCATTACCAA gtCAGATGTCTTTGGACAGATCCTTCCACAGTTGGGGAAAGACTGGACCCACCAGGGCATTGCAAAGCTGTACCACTCTGTTGCTGA GAACGGCTACAAGTTCTTATACTGCTCAGCTCGGGCTATCGGCATGGCAGACATGACAAGAGGTTACCTGCAGTGGGTCAACGATGGAGGCATCATCCTGCCACGGGGACCCCTCATGCTGTCTCCCAGCAGCCTCTTCTCTGCATTCCACAG GGAGGTCATAGAAAAGAAACCAGAGATCTTCAAGATTGAATGCCTTACAGACATCAAGAATCTGTTCCAGCATAACAAGCAGCCATTCTACGCCGCCTTTGGGAATAGAGCAAAT GATGTTTTTGCCTATAAGGAGGTTGGTGTTCCACTCTGCAGAATCTTCACAGTTAACCCCAAGGGAGAGCTGATCCAGGAGCAGACCAAGGGCAACAAATCCTC GTATGGCAGACTCAGTGAGCTGGTGGAGCATGTCTTCCCTTTGCTAAGTAAAGAACAGAACGAGGCCTTTGTGATGCCAGAGTACAGCTCCTTCTGTTACTGGAGACAGCCGATACCAGAGATCAACCCTGATGAATTGCTTTGA